The Halorientalis sp. IM1011 genome window below encodes:
- a CDS encoding universal stress protein translates to MTQVVVPVRYPLTEHSTATLRRAVEIALEEAASLTVLHINLYHNSRRVSRGELKRAVENTFSDLPDVRYVVRTGMLVEETILEEVADSRADIVVIGRKQASRWRRMIRRVTDDPDIERFLQEELDAKIVTV, encoded by the coding sequence ATGACGCAGGTCGTCGTGCCGGTGCGCTATCCGCTCACCGAGCACTCTACAGCAACGCTCCGTCGGGCGGTCGAGATCGCGCTGGAGGAGGCGGCCAGTCTGACCGTCCTCCACATCAACCTCTATCACAACTCCCGACGTGTCTCGCGGGGCGAACTGAAACGAGCCGTCGAGAACACCTTCAGCGACCTGCCCGACGTCCGCTACGTGGTCCGTACCGGAATGCTGGTCGAGGAGACGATCCTCGAGGAGGTAGCCGATTCGCGGGCGGACATCGTCGTCATCGGCCGAAAACAGGCCAGCCGCTGGCGGCGGATGATCCGCCGGGTCACCGACGACCCCGACATCGAGCGGTTCCTGCAGGAGGAACTCGACGCCAAGATCGTCACGGTCTAG
- a CDS encoding translation initiation factor eIF-2B: protein MIDETVEEIEQMQTHSSSVVAVKAAAALRELTEGEYPTVEEFVVTLERNANALKRANPSHASLHNAQREIVTAVKDADADSVDEAQETLADAIDRVVDRIESAKSEAAKNGAEVFDDGATILTHDYSSTVLEAVELAAQEGKHLDVYVTEARPRYLGRKTARVLSGIDRVDPHLIVDGAAGHFLSECDRVVTGMSCIVEDTLYNRIGTYPIAAAAADVGVPTTVVGSGAKIIEGGFAFENEIRSPSEVMREPPEGFTVENPAYDATPTRLLDTVVTDEGVREF, encoded by the coding sequence ATGATAGACGAGACGGTCGAGGAGATCGAGCAGATGCAAACCCACTCCTCGTCGGTCGTGGCCGTGAAGGCCGCCGCCGCCCTCCGGGAGCTGACCGAGGGGGAGTACCCGACGGTCGAGGAGTTCGTCGTGACCCTCGAGCGCAACGCGAACGCGCTCAAGCGGGCCAACCCCTCCCACGCGTCGCTGCACAACGCCCAGCGCGAAATCGTCACGGCCGTGAAAGACGCCGACGCCGACTCCGTCGACGAGGCACAGGAGACCCTCGCCGACGCCATCGACCGGGTCGTCGACCGCATCGAGAGCGCCAAGAGCGAGGCGGCGAAAAACGGCGCGGAAGTCTTCGACGACGGCGCGACGATCCTCACGCACGACTACTCCTCGACGGTGCTAGAGGCCGTCGAACTCGCCGCACAGGAGGGCAAGCACCTCGACGTGTACGTCACCGAGGCGCGGCCCCGCTACCTCGGCCGGAAGACGGCCCGGGTGCTCTCTGGGATCGACCGCGTCGATCCCCACCTGATCGTCGACGGCGCGGCCGGGCACTTCCTCTCGGAGTGTGACCGCGTGGTGACGGGCATGTCCTGTATCGTCGAGGACACGCTGTACAACCGGATCGGCACCTACCCCATCGCGGCGGCGGCCGCCGACGTGGGGGTCCCGACGACCGTCGTCGGATCGGGCGCGAAGATCATCGAGGGCGGGTTCGCCTTCGAGAACGAGATTCGGTCGCCGAGCGAGGTGATGCGGGAACCCCCGGAGGGGTTCACCGTCGAGAATCCGGCCTACGACGCGACGCCGACGCGCCTCCTCGATACGGTCGTCACCGACGAGGGCGTCAGGGAGTTCTAG
- a CDS encoding DUF1328 family protein translates to MLELAIGFFVLALLAGILGAGGIAGLSMDIAKWLVIIFIVLAVLSLVWPG, encoded by the coding sequence ATACTCGAACTCGCGATCGGGTTTTTCGTCCTGGCCTTGCTCGCCGGCATTCTCGGTGCGGGCGGTATCGCGGGCCTGTCGATGGACATCGCGAAGTGGCTCGTCATCATATTCATCGTCCTCGCAGTCCTCTCGCTGGTCTGGCCCGGGTAG
- a CDS encoding DUF1684 domain-containing protein: MTDDSAEWAQRLAANREEKDQFFAEHRQSPIPPEERDDFDGLDYYQPDPDYRVTATVTVHDDPDPVEMETTNGPAVRYLRIVTFSFELDGESYDLHGYRQEGEDGAIFVPFRDKTTGQATYENGRYMELEPDRELDDGDEITLDFNLAYSPFCAFSETFACPLPPEENWLETTVEAGERAP; this comes from the coding sequence ATGACCGACGACAGCGCCGAGTGGGCCCAGCGCCTCGCGGCCAACCGCGAGGAGAAAGACCAGTTCTTCGCCGAGCACCGCCAGTCGCCGATTCCCCCTGAGGAGCGCGACGACTTCGACGGTCTCGATTACTACCAGCCCGACCCGGACTATCGCGTCACGGCGACGGTCACGGTCCACGACGACCCCGACCCCGTCGAGATGGAGACGACCAACGGCCCGGCGGTGCGATACCTCCGGATCGTCACCTTCTCTTTCGAACTGGACGGCGAATCCTACGACCTCCACGGGTACCGACAGGAGGGCGAGGACGGCGCGATCTTCGTCCCGTTCCGCGACAAGACGACGGGGCAGGCGACCTACGAGAACGGTCGGTACATGGAACTGGAACCGGACCGCGAACTCGACGACGGCGACGAGATCACCCTCGATTTCAACCTGGCGTACTCGCCGTTTTGTGCCTTCAGCGAGACGTTCGCCTGCCCGCTCCCGCCCGAGGAGAACTGGCTGGAGACGACCGTCGAAGCCGGCGAACGCGCGCCCTGA
- a CDS encoding mechanosensitive ion channel family protein — MIPTSWLPFPVPAWALDIFATLLILGLAWATSRLAVAVFGRRISQRFRRPSITRMVLRGIRGAIYFLAILAILPIYGVSLGDITLSVAVFSAAIGVVLAPIVGSIISGMFLLADQPYEIGDMVEITDTGQRGFVDDITLRYTKIMTLDNTFVVVPNGEIRSRDVVNYSAEDTRTRQTLDIVVTYEGDLAKARDLVERAAKNVDRVIEGGPDIRVGSARYPAAPTCYIETFGDHGVHLRLRYWLEEPYKLLATKSRVQTNVWQRLEDADVEIAYPHQHVVFDETSGQMEVGVNPPRRRPEPDAHQPDPRADGLNGENTDTGEPPED, encoded by the coding sequence ATGATCCCGACGTCGTGGCTGCCGTTCCCGGTTCCGGCCTGGGCGCTCGACATCTTCGCGACCCTGCTAATTTTGGGACTCGCCTGGGCGACTTCGCGGCTGGCCGTCGCCGTCTTCGGCCGGCGCATCTCACAGCGGTTCCGCCGGCCGAGCATCACGCGCATGGTGCTGCGAGGGATCCGGGGCGCCATCTACTTTCTGGCGATCCTGGCGATACTGCCGATATACGGCGTGAGTCTGGGCGACATCACGCTGTCCGTGGCCGTGTTCTCGGCGGCGATAGGTGTCGTGCTCGCCCCCATCGTCGGGAGCATCATCAGCGGGATGTTCCTGCTGGCCGACCAGCCCTACGAGATCGGCGACATGGTCGAGATAACCGACACCGGCCAGCGTGGGTTCGTCGACGACATCACGCTCCGGTACACCAAGATCATGACGCTCGACAACACCTTCGTCGTCGTCCCCAACGGCGAGATCCGCAGTCGGGACGTGGTGAACTACTCCGCCGAGGACACCCGGACCCGCCAGACGCTGGACATCGTCGTGACTTACGAAGGCGACCTCGCGAAAGCCCGGGATCTGGTCGAGCGGGCGGCGAAAAACGTCGACCGGGTCATCGAGGGTGGCCCGGACATCCGCGTCGGGAGCGCCCGGTACCCCGCCGCGCCGACCTGCTACATCGAGACCTTCGGCGATCACGGCGTTCACCTGCGCCTGCGTTACTGGCTGGAGGAGCCGTACAAACTGCTGGCGACCAAATCGCGGGTCCAGACGAACGTCTGGCAGCGACTCGAAGACGCGGACGTGGAGATCGCCTACCCCCACCAGCACGTGGTCTTCGACGAGACAAGTGGACAGATGGAGGTCGGTGTCAACCCGCCGCGGCGACGGCCCGAGCCCGACGCCCACCAGCCGGACCCGCGTGCCGACGGGCTAAACGGCGAGAACACGGATACCGGGGAGCCACCGGAGGACTAG